In Paraburkholderia flagellata, a genomic segment contains:
- a CDS encoding maleate cis-trans isomerase family protein: MNTTAPPKNHEDAYTKLEFALDGGIARRAAIGLVVLATDHTIEYEWRDLLRQPGVAFYESRLENSPDITPPRLAEIEARIAPAVSLLLPGERLDVVAFGCTSASMVIGEEKVAAHIRQARPGIECTTPITAALAALRSLDVRRVALLTPYVRTINDFMRDYIEARGVAVTRIASFEHADDNEVARIDATSIRSAIETLARHEDADAVFVSCTSLRVAALVPEIEAQTGKPVLSSNYAMAWHALRLAGVRDSEPQLGRLFARV, from the coding sequence ATGAACACTACCGCACCGCCGAAAAATCACGAGGACGCCTACACAAAGCTCGAATTCGCGCTCGATGGCGGCATTGCCCGCCGCGCCGCGATTGGCCTCGTCGTGCTGGCCACCGACCATACGATCGAATACGAATGGCGCGACCTGTTGCGCCAGCCAGGCGTGGCGTTCTACGAGAGCCGCCTTGAGAATTCGCCGGACATCACGCCGCCGCGCCTCGCCGAAATCGAGGCACGCATCGCGCCCGCGGTGAGCCTGCTGCTGCCCGGCGAGCGCCTGGACGTGGTGGCGTTCGGCTGCACCTCGGCTTCGATGGTGATAGGCGAAGAGAAAGTCGCGGCGCACATTCGCCAGGCACGGCCCGGCATCGAATGCACCACGCCGATCACGGCGGCGCTCGCCGCCCTGCGCTCGCTCGACGTGCGCCGTGTGGCGCTGCTGACGCCCTATGTGCGAACGATCAACGACTTCATGCGCGATTACATCGAGGCGCGCGGCGTGGCCGTCACGCGCATCGCCTCGTTCGAGCATGCGGACGACAACGAGGTGGCGCGCATCGACGCGACTTCGATTCGCAGTGCGATAGAAACGCTCGCGCGCCACGAGGATGCCGACGCGGTGTTCGTCTCGTGCACCAGCCTGCGCGTGGCCGCGCTCGTGCCGGAGATCGAAGCGCAGACCGGCAAGCCCGTGCTGTCGAGCAACTACGCAATGGCGTGGCACGCGCTGCGGCTCGCGGGGGTGCGGGATAGCGAGCCGCAGTTGGGGAGGTTGTTTGCGCGTGTGTGA